One Lysobacter enzymogenes DNA segment encodes these proteins:
- a CDS encoding cobyrinate a,c-diamide synthase, translated as MAGPGSRGPGPGHCPALLVSAPASGQGKTSVTAALARWHSRQGRRVRVFKTGPDFLDPMVLERASGAPAQQLDLWMCGEDDVRARLHAAASEADLILIEGVMGLFDGSPSSADLAERIGVPVLTVIDGSAMAQTFGALALGLARYREGLRVYGVAANRIGSAYHAQLLRESLPGELRWLGALPRELALALPERHLGLVAAGELSDIDARLDALADAWAAHADAELPPAVAFEPAQAPAVPPRLRGRRIAVARDAAFCFLYPANLELLRAAGAELAFFSPVAGETLPECDAAWLPGGYPELHLDALAANAALRDALHAHVAAGKPLLAECGGLLYCLDELTDRDGRGAAMAGLLRGRARIGTRLAALGLQSVALPEGELRGHTFHYAQAEVAAQAIAMSANPNGGPSREAVYRRDRMSASFVHFYFPSNPDAAVRLFLA; from the coding sequence TTGGCAGGTCCCGGGTCCCGGGGCCCCGGTCCCGGCCACTGCCCAGCCCTGCTGGTCTCCGCCCCCGCTTCCGGCCAGGGCAAGACCAGCGTCACCGCTGCGTTGGCGCGCTGGCATTCGCGCCAGGGGCGGCGGGTGCGGGTGTTCAAGACCGGGCCGGACTTCCTCGACCCGATGGTGCTCGAACGCGCCAGCGGCGCGCCGGCGCAGCAGCTGGACCTGTGGATGTGCGGCGAGGACGACGTGCGCGCGCGCCTGCACGCGGCCGCGAGCGAGGCCGATCTGATCCTGATCGAGGGCGTGATGGGGCTGTTCGACGGATCGCCGTCGAGCGCCGATCTGGCCGAGCGCATCGGCGTGCCGGTGCTTACGGTGATCGACGGCTCGGCGATGGCGCAGACCTTCGGCGCGCTCGCGCTCGGGCTGGCGCGTTACCGCGAGGGGCTGCGGGTGTACGGCGTCGCGGCCAACCGCATCGGCAGCGCGTATCACGCGCAGTTGCTGCGCGAGAGCCTGCCCGGCGAGTTGCGTTGGCTCGGCGCGCTGCCGCGCGAGCTGGCGCTGGCGCTGCCGGAGCGGCACCTGGGCCTGGTCGCGGCGGGCGAACTGAGCGATATCGACGCGCGCCTGGACGCGTTGGCCGATGCCTGGGCCGCGCACGCCGACGCCGAGTTGCCGCCGGCGGTCGCCTTCGAGCCCGCGCAGGCGCCTGCGGTGCCGCCGCGCCTGCGCGGCCGCCGCATCGCGGTCGCGCGCGACGCGGCGTTCTGCTTCCTGTATCCGGCCAACCTGGAACTGCTGCGCGCGGCCGGCGCCGAGTTGGCGTTCTTCTCGCCGGTGGCGGGCGAGACGCTGCCCGAGTGCGACGCGGCGTGGCTGCCGGGCGGCTATCCGGAACTGCACCTGGACGCGCTCGCGGCCAACGCCGCGTTGCGCGACGCGCTGCATGCGCACGTCGCGGCCGGCAAGCCGCTGCTGGCCGAGTGCGGCGGGCTGCTGTACTGCCTGGACGAACTGACCGACCGCGACGGCCGCGGCGCGGCGATGGCCGGCCTGCTGCGCGGCCGCGCGCGCATCGGCACGCGTCTGGCCGCGCTCGGCCTGCAGTCGGTGGCGTTGCCGGAAGGCGAACTGCGCGGCCACACCTTCCACTACGCCCAGGCCGAGGTCGCCGCGCAGGCCATCGCGATGTCGGCCAACCCCAACGGCGGCCCGAGCCGCGAAGCGGTGTACCGGCGCGATCGCATGAGCGCGAGCTTCGTGCACTTCTACTTTCCCTCGAACCCGGACGCGGCCGTGCGGCTGTTCCTGGCATGA
- the cbiB gene encoding adenosylcobinamide-phosphate synthase CbiB → MSAQALAWTMLGGVLLDAALGEPRRAHPLVAFGRLARALETALHADSRARGLAAWTLATLPLSAAAGWLHCALWQWSAWAGGAFAALALYFAIGLRSLREHAVPVAEALDAGRLEDARAAVGRIVSRDAHALDAERVAAAATESVLENGSDAVFAALFWFALLGPAGAVLYRLSNTLDAMWGYRSERYERFGWAAARIDDALNWVPARLTALTYAALGDGARALRCWRAQAPRWDSPNAGPVMAAGAGALGVRLGGDAPYRGVWESRPQLGEGATPDAGSIRRALALVERGTALWLLAVAVAAFALAGWRHA, encoded by the coding sequence ATGAGCGCGCAGGCGCTGGCGTGGACGATGCTCGGCGGCGTGTTGCTCGACGCCGCGCTGGGCGAGCCGCGCCGGGCCCATCCGCTGGTCGCCTTCGGCCGCCTGGCGCGCGCGCTGGAAACCGCGCTGCACGCCGACAGCCGCGCGCGCGGGCTGGCCGCGTGGACGCTGGCGACGCTGCCGCTGAGCGCCGCCGCCGGCTGGCTGCACTGCGCGCTGTGGCAATGGTCGGCGTGGGCCGGCGGCGCGTTCGCGGCGCTGGCGCTGTACTTCGCCATCGGCCTGCGCAGCCTGCGCGAGCATGCCGTGCCGGTGGCCGAGGCATTGGACGCCGGCCGCTTGGAAGACGCGCGCGCCGCGGTCGGCCGCATCGTCAGCCGCGACGCGCACGCGCTCGATGCCGAACGCGTCGCCGCCGCGGCCACCGAGTCGGTGCTGGAGAACGGCAGCGACGCGGTGTTCGCCGCGTTGTTCTGGTTCGCCCTGCTCGGGCCCGCCGGCGCCGTGCTGTACCGGCTGAGCAACACCCTCGACGCGATGTGGGGCTACCGTAGCGAGCGCTACGAGCGCTTCGGCTGGGCCGCCGCGCGCATCGACGACGCGCTGAACTGGGTGCCCGCACGGCTGACCGCGCTGACCTATGCCGCGCTCGGCGACGGCGCGCGCGCGCTGCGTTGCTGGCGCGCGCAGGCGCCGCGGTGGGACAGCCCCAACGCCGGCCCGGTGATGGCCGCCGGCGCCGGCGCGCTGGGCGTGCGCCTGGGCGGCGACGCGCCGTATCGCGGCGTGTGGGAATCGCGCCCGCAGTTGGGCGAGGGCGCGACGCCCGATGCCGGTTCGATCCGCCGCGCGCTGGCGCTGGTCGAGCGCGGCACCGCGCTGTGGCTGCTGGCGGTGGCCGTAGCAGCGTTCGCTCTGGCGGGGTGGCGGCATGCTTGA
- the cobU gene encoding bifunctional adenosylcobinamide kinase/adenosylcobinamide-phosphate guanylyltransferase: MRTLILGGARSGKSALAERLAGAHADVVYLATAQPLDGEMDARIAHHRARRPAAWGCVEEPIALADALRAHVAPQRCVLVDCLTLWLSNLLGANDPSLFHRERSALLEAVPALPGTVLFVSNEVGLGVVPMGELSRRFVDEAGRLHQALGEVCERVAFVAAGLPLVLKGPAL; the protein is encoded by the coding sequence ATGCGCACCCTGATTCTCGGCGGCGCGCGCTCGGGCAAGAGCGCGCTGGCCGAACGCCTGGCCGGCGCCCACGCCGACGTCGTCTACCTGGCCACCGCGCAGCCGCTGGACGGCGAGATGGACGCGCGCATCGCCCATCACCGCGCGCGCCGGCCGGCGGCCTGGGGCTGCGTGGAAGAGCCGATCGCGCTGGCCGATGCGCTGCGCGCGCACGTCGCGCCGCAGCGCTGCGTGCTGGTGGACTGCCTGACCCTGTGGCTGAGCAACCTGCTCGGCGCCAACGATCCCTCGCTGTTCCATCGCGAACGCTCCGCCCTGCTCGAAGCCGTGCCCGCGTTGCCGGGCACGGTGCTGTTCGTCAGCAACGAAGTCGGCCTCGGCGTGGTGCCGATGGGCGAGTTGAGCCGGCGTTTCGTCGACGAAGCCGGGCGCCTGCATCAGGCGCTCGGCGAGGTCTGCGAGCGGGTGGCGTTCGTGGCGGCCGGCCTGCCGCTGGTGTTGAAGGGGCCGGCGTTGTGA
- the btuB gene encoding TonB-dependent vitamin B12 receptor: MQHRFVRSPRRALAPALAIALSAAAATAPAAPAVDLDQVVVTATRTAQTQDATLAAVTVIDRADIERLQPSSLPDLLRGTPGASLANNGGPGKSTSLFLRGSESDHVLVLVDGIKLGSATSGGASLQDIPVEQIERVEIVRGPFSSLYGSEAIGGVIQIFTRRPQGPFAPSFSVGIGSDKTHRASAGVAGKGERGWYSINAAHEDTDGIDACRGKPSPGGAGCFTYSPDRDGYRNSSLTLQGGYRFNERWDGEARVFRAQGYNEYDGSQNNQADTVQQVAGAKLRYRPSDRLALSLNAGRSWDLSEQYKDGKYSSTFDTRRQLGSLQGDLGLGGGLLSLGFDWQRDEVESNTAYKRDARVLRGAFGQYQREFGAHALQASLRRDDDSQFGGETTGSVLWGWNFADALRLTASYGTAFKAPTFNELYYPGYGNPDLGPETSRSFELGLRGTFGEGGRQVWSLNAYQTRIDDLIAYDASIGLPGNVDRARIRGLEAALDTRVAGWDLRASATWLDPRNDSRGGYRDNILPRRVRQSARIDLDRRFELDRGDAFSLGASVYAAGQRYDDLANKRELGGYALADLRLGYALGTDWSVQLAANNLFDKRYETAAFYNQPGRTYLLSLRYRPNR, encoded by the coding sequence ATGCAGCACCGCTTCGTCCGTTCCCCGCGCCGCGCGCTCGCGCCGGCCCTGGCCATCGCCCTGTCCGCCGCGGCCGCCACCGCCCCTGCCGCGCCGGCGGTCGATCTCGACCAGGTCGTGGTCACCGCCACCCGCACCGCGCAGACCCAGGACGCGACCCTGGCCGCGGTCACCGTGATCGACCGCGCCGACATCGAGCGCCTGCAGCCTTCGTCGCTGCCGGACCTGTTGCGCGGCACGCCGGGCGCGTCGCTGGCCAACAACGGCGGGCCGGGCAAAAGCACCTCGCTGTTCCTGCGCGGCAGCGAATCCGATCACGTGCTGGTGCTGGTCGACGGGATCAAGCTCGGTTCGGCCACCAGCGGCGGCGCCTCGCTGCAGGACATCCCGGTCGAGCAGATCGAGCGCGTGGAGATCGTGCGCGGCCCGTTCTCCAGCCTGTACGGCTCGGAAGCCATCGGCGGCGTGATCCAGATCTTCACCCGCCGCCCGCAGGGGCCGTTCGCGCCGAGCTTCAGCGTCGGCATCGGCAGCGACAAGACCCATCGCGCGTCCGCCGGCGTGGCCGGAAAGGGCGAGCGCGGCTGGTATTCGATCAACGCCGCGCACGAGGACACCGACGGCATCGACGCCTGCCGCGGCAAGCCGTCGCCGGGCGGCGCCGGCTGCTTCACCTATTCGCCCGATCGCGACGGTTACCGCAACTCGTCGCTGACCCTGCAGGGCGGCTACCGCTTCAACGAGCGGTGGGACGGCGAGGCGCGGGTGTTCCGCGCGCAGGGTTACAACGAATACGACGGCAGCCAGAACAACCAGGCCGACACCGTCCAGCAGGTCGCCGGCGCGAAGCTGCGCTACCGCCCGAGCGACCGCCTCGCGTTGAGCCTCAACGCCGGCCGCAGCTGGGACCTCAGCGAGCAATACAAGGACGGCAAGTACTCCAGCACCTTCGACACCCGCCGCCAGCTCGGCTCGCTGCAGGGCGACCTCGGCCTCGGCGGCGGCCTGCTGAGCCTGGGCTTCGACTGGCAGCGCGACGAAGTCGAAAGCAACACCGCCTACAAGCGCGACGCGCGCGTGCTGCGCGGCGCGTTCGGCCAGTACCAGCGCGAGTTCGGCGCGCACGCGCTGCAGGCCAGCCTGCGCCGCGACGACGACAGCCAGTTCGGCGGCGAAACCACCGGCAGCGTGCTGTGGGGCTGGAACTTCGCCGACGCGCTGCGGCTGACCGCGAGCTACGGCACCGCGTTCAAGGCGCCGACCTTCAACGAGCTGTATTACCCGGGGTACGGCAATCCGGACCTGGGCCCGGAAACCTCGCGCAGCTTCGAACTGGGCCTGCGCGGCACCTTCGGCGAGGGCGGCCGCCAGGTGTGGTCGCTCAACGCCTACCAGACCCGGATCGACGATCTGATCGCCTACGACGCCTCCATCGGCCTGCCCGGCAACGTCGACCGCGCCCGCATCCGCGGCCTGGAAGCGGCGCTGGACACGCGCGTGGCCGGCTGGGACCTGCGCGCCAGCGCGACCTGGCTGGACCCGCGCAACGACAGCCGCGGCGGCTACCGCGACAACATCCTGCCGCGGCGCGTGCGGCAGAGCGCGCGCATCGACCTGGACCGCCGCTTCGAACTCGACCGCGGCGACGCGTTCTCGCTCGGCGCCAGCGTCTACGCCGCCGGCCAGCGCTACGACGACCTCGCCAACAAGCGCGAACTCGGCGGCTACGCCCTGGCCGACCTGCGCCTGGGCTACGCGCTGGGCACGGACTGGAGCGTGCAGCTGGCGGCCAACAACCTGTTCGACAAGCGCTACGAAACCGCGGCCTTCTACAATCAGCCCGGACGCACCTACCTGCTGAGCCTGCGCTACCGTCCCAACCGCTGA
- the cobO gene encoding cob(I)yrinic acid a,c-diamide adenosyltransferase: MSEDNGDRAGFAAASEDKHRERMQRKKELIDRKVARATIERGVLVVNTGNGKGKSSSGFGMLARSLGHGFKCGVVQFIKGSFATGEEAFFRRFEELDYHVMGEGFTWETQDKQRDIAAAQAAWAVAARMLGDEAYDFVLLDELNIALAHRYVAVDDVLAAVAARPPRQHVVITGRGAPDALIEAADTVTDMRVVKHAFKAGIKAQKGVEL; this comes from the coding sequence ATGAGCGAGGACAATGGCGACCGCGCCGGCTTCGCCGCGGCCAGCGAGGACAAGCACCGCGAGCGCATGCAGCGCAAGAAAGAATTGATCGACCGCAAGGTCGCGCGCGCCACCATCGAGCGCGGCGTGCTGGTGGTCAACACCGGCAACGGCAAGGGCAAGAGCTCCTCGGGCTTCGGCATGCTCGCGCGCTCGCTCGGCCACGGCTTCAAGTGCGGCGTGGTGCAGTTCATCAAGGGCAGCTTCGCCACCGGCGAGGAAGCCTTCTTCCGCCGCTTCGAAGAGCTCGACTACCACGTGATGGGCGAGGGCTTCACCTGGGAAACCCAGGACAAGCAGCGCGACATCGCCGCCGCGCAGGCGGCGTGGGCGGTGGCCGCGCGCATGCTCGGCGACGAGGCCTACGACTTCGTCCTGCTCGACGAACTCAACATCGCCCTCGCGCACCGCTACGTCGCGGTCGACGACGTGCTGGCCGCGGTCGCAGCGCGCCCGCCGCGCCAGCACGTGGTGATCACCGGCCGCGGCGCGCCCGATGCGCTGATCGAGGCCGCCGACACGGTCACCGACATGCGCGTGGTCAAGCATGCGTTCAAGGCCGGGATCAAGGCGCAGAAGGGGGTCGAGTTGTGA
- the cobD gene encoding threonine-phosphate decarboxylase CobD, with translation MLEHGGRLLRAAQRYGIPAAHWLDLSTGINPQAWPVPEIPARAWQRLPEDDDGLAEIAAAYYGAPQTLPVAGSQAAIQALPELRSPARVGVIAPGYAEHAHAWRRAGHAVETLPAHDLLAQRARFDVVVLIHPNNPGGERFEREALLALHRDLAARGGWLLIDEAFMDATPESSLCGESARDGLIVLRSAGKFFGLAGARAGFVCAAPALLAALRERLGPWTLTGPARHVLRHALADRDWQRGMRAQLQTQAERLAAMLRAHGLAPSGGSAFFQWRRDPRAAQLHEALARRAILTRLFEQPSSLRFGLPGGEDEWRRLETALAELGDCLR, from the coding sequence ATGCTTGAACACGGCGGCCGCCTGCTGCGCGCCGCGCAGCGTTACGGCATTCCCGCGGCGCATTGGCTCGATCTGTCGACCGGCATCAACCCGCAGGCCTGGCCGGTGCCGGAGATTCCCGCGCGCGCCTGGCAGCGTTTGCCCGAGGACGACGACGGTCTGGCCGAGATCGCCGCCGCGTACTACGGCGCGCCGCAGACGCTGCCGGTGGCCGGTTCGCAGGCGGCGATCCAGGCCTTGCCGGAACTGCGTTCGCCCGCGCGCGTCGGCGTGATCGCGCCCGGCTACGCCGAACATGCGCATGCCTGGCGGCGCGCCGGGCACGCGGTCGAAACGCTGCCGGCGCACGATTTGCTGGCGCAGCGCGCGCGCTTCGACGTGGTCGTGCTGATCCATCCCAACAACCCCGGCGGCGAGCGCTTCGAACGCGAGGCCTTGCTCGCGCTGCACCGGGATCTCGCCGCCCGCGGCGGCTGGCTGCTGATCGACGAAGCGTTCATGGACGCCACCCCCGAAAGCAGCCTGTGCGGCGAGAGCGCGCGCGACGGCTTGATCGTGCTGCGTTCGGCCGGCAAGTTCTTCGGCCTGGCCGGCGCGCGCGCCGGTTTCGTCTGCGCCGCGCCGGCGCTGCTGGCGGCGCTGCGCGAGCGGCTCGGCCCGTGGACCCTGACCGGCCCGGCGCGCCACGTCCTGCGCCACGCGCTGGCCGACCGCGACTGGCAGCGGGGCATGCGCGCGCAGTTGCAGACGCAAGCCGAGCGCCTGGCCGCGATGCTGCGCGCGCACGGCCTCGCGCCCAGCGGCGGCAGCGCGTTCTTCCAGTGGCGGCGCGATCCGCGCGCCGCGCAACTGCACGAAGCGCTGGCGCGACGCGCGATCCTCACCCGCCTGTTCGAACAACCATCCAGCCTGCGCTTCGGCCTGCCCGGCGGCGAAGACGAATGGCGGCGGCTCGAAACCGCTCTGGCCGAACTCGGAGACTGCTTGCGATGA
- a CDS encoding TonB-dependent receptor plug domain-containing protein produces MHASRTLAHPGLRVRHPLALGLAIALSLTAAPAVLAQQPAQADAKTLDQVIVTGTRVSDRTVAESTAPIDIITPETLEATGTVELATALSRALPSLNFPRPAITDGTDAVRPAQLRGLAPDQVLVLVNGKRRHTTALINLNGSQGRGSSPVDLNAIPIASIERVEVLRDGASAQYGSDAIAGVVNVVLKGSGSGGSIAARYGQYSAGDGEQYQLSGDLGLEGERGWLRLAAQGGHQDNTNRARPFQGVVEQRYGDPEIDHGAFSYNGEFKPVDYLSFYSFGSYSERDVLSNGYFRFAADPRNIPSIYPNGFLPQIHNVSKDRAAVFGVRSETAGGTQIDLSYNYGHNGLTFDIENTLNRSLGPSSPTKFYAGALEVTQHVLNLDFTRPVDFGWKYPITFAWGAEWRGEEFSQRAGEFLSYANGGVPASNGQVLPGAQVFSGFRASDAGEFDRHSYSFYLDVEGDLTDKFSAGLAARYESYSDFGDTTSGKLSARYAFTDAVALRATVSTGFRAPSLQQQYFQSIATNFISGVPYEIGTFRVDNPAAVALGSEPLKAEESTNYSLGLVLQPADGLYITLDAYQIKVDDRILLSENLTSTAVRNYLQANGYPGIGGGRYFTNAVDTKTQGVDLIATYAWDVGNGKLSTTAGYNYSKTEIENIAPNPPRLAAIDPAAVRIGRTEIGRITKGAPRDKFFLAGDWKSGNWNFTATATRYGEFTELHASDPLQDQTFSAKWTLDLAATYRLDRWDFTVGGDNVLNEYPDESKLVRGTRNYLPYNTASPFGFNGAFTYLKVGYKW; encoded by the coding sequence ATGCACGCCAGCCGCACGCTCGCCCACCCCGGTCTCCGCGTCCGCCACCCGCTCGCCCTCGGCTTGGCCATCGCCTTGAGCCTGACCGCCGCCCCCGCCGTCCTGGCCCAGCAACCCGCCCAGGCCGACGCCAAGACCCTCGACCAAGTCATCGTCACCGGCACGCGCGTGTCCGACCGCACCGTCGCCGAGTCGACCGCGCCGATCGACATCATCACCCCCGAGACCCTGGAAGCCACCGGCACGGTCGAGCTGGCGACCGCGCTGTCGCGCGCCCTGCCCTCGCTGAACTTCCCGCGCCCGGCGATCACCGACGGCACCGACGCGGTGCGTCCGGCGCAGCTGCGCGGCCTCGCGCCCGATCAGGTGCTGGTGCTGGTCAACGGCAAGCGCCGCCACACCACCGCGCTGATCAACCTCAACGGCAGCCAGGGCCGCGGCTCTTCGCCGGTGGACCTCAACGCGATCCCGATCGCCTCGATCGAGCGGGTGGAAGTGCTGCGCGACGGCGCGTCTGCGCAGTACGGCTCCGACGCCATCGCCGGCGTGGTCAACGTGGTGCTGAAGGGTTCCGGCAGCGGCGGCTCGATCGCCGCGCGCTACGGCCAGTACAGCGCCGGCGACGGCGAGCAGTACCAGCTCTCCGGCGACCTCGGCCTGGAAGGCGAGCGCGGCTGGCTGCGCCTGGCCGCGCAAGGCGGCCACCAGGACAACACCAACCGCGCGCGGCCGTTCCAGGGCGTGGTCGAACAGCGCTACGGCGATCCGGAGATCGACCACGGCGCGTTCTCCTACAACGGCGAATTCAAGCCGGTGGACTACCTGTCGTTCTATTCGTTCGGCAGCTACAGCGAACGCGACGTGCTGTCGAACGGCTATTTCCGCTTCGCCGCCGATCCGCGCAACATCCCCTCGATCTATCCCAACGGCTTCTTGCCGCAGATCCACAACGTCAGCAAGGACCGCGCCGCGGTGTTCGGCGTGCGCAGCGAAACCGCCGGCGGCACCCAGATCGACCTGAGCTACAACTACGGCCACAACGGCCTGACCTTCGACATCGAGAACACGCTCAACCGCAGCCTGGGCCCCAGTTCGCCGACCAAGTTCTACGCCGGCGCGCTGGAAGTGACCCAGCACGTGTTGAACCTGGACTTCACCCGCCCGGTGGACTTCGGCTGGAAGTACCCGATCACCTTCGCCTGGGGCGCGGAATGGCGCGGCGAGGAATTCAGCCAGCGCGCCGGCGAGTTCCTGTCCTACGCCAACGGCGGCGTGCCCGCGTCCAACGGCCAGGTGCTGCCGGGCGCGCAGGTGTTCTCGGGCTTCCGCGCCAGCGACGCCGGCGAGTTCGACCGCCACAGCTATTCGTTCTATCTCGACGTGGAAGGCGACCTGACCGACAAGTTCTCCGCCGGCCTGGCCGCGCGCTACGAGAGCTACAGCGACTTCGGCGACACCACCTCGGGCAAGCTGTCGGCGCGCTACGCCTTCACCGACGCGGTCGCGCTGCGCGCCACCGTGTCCACCGGCTTCCGCGCGCCGTCGCTGCAACAGCAGTACTTCCAGTCCATCGCCACCAACTTCATCAGCGGCGTGCCGTACGAGATCGGCACCTTCCGCGTCGACAACCCGGCCGCGGTGGCGCTGGGTTCGGAACCGCTGAAGGCAGAGGAATCGACCAACTACAGCCTGGGCCTGGTGCTGCAGCCGGCCGACGGCCTGTACATCACCCTCGACGCGTACCAGATCAAGGTCGACGACCGCATCCTGCTGTCGGAGAACCTGACCAGCACCGCGGTGCGCAACTACCTGCAGGCCAACGGCTATCCCGGCATCGGCGGCGGCCGCTATTTCACCAACGCGGTCGACACCAAGACCCAGGGCGTGGACCTGATCGCGACCTATGCCTGGGACGTCGGCAACGGCAAGCTCAGCACCACCGCCGGCTACAACTACTCCAAGACCGAAATCGAGAACATCGCGCCGAACCCGCCGCGGCTGGCGGCGATCGACCCGGCCGCGGTGCGCATCGGCCGCACCGAGATCGGCCGCATCACCAAGGGCGCGCCGCGCGACAAGTTCTTCCTCGCCGGCGACTGGAAGAGCGGCAACTGGAACTTCACCGCCACCGCCACCCGCTACGGCGAGTTCACCGAACTGCACGCG
- a CDS encoding cobyric acid synthase, whose protein sequence is MSESCGPARVLMVQGCTSDAGKSALVAALCRWLRRRGVAVAPFKPQNMALNSAVTADGGEIGRAQAVQAQAAGLAPHTDFNPILLKPSSDTGAQVIVHGRAVAQLDARAYHDYKRVAMDAVLASHARLCERYAAVVVEGAGSPAEINLRDRDIANMGYAEAVDCPVILIADIDRGGVFAHLVGTLALLSDSERARVAGFVINRFRGDIGLLQSGLDWLERETGKPVLGVLPYLHGLHLEAEDALPRAADAKAGARLRVAVPALPRISNHTDFDALRAHPQVDCRFVGPGDAPPPCDLIVLPGSKATRADLAWLRRNGWAEAIARHLRYGGRVIGICGGLQMLGRAVHDPHGIEGEAGSSDGLGWLDLDTTLQPYKQLRNAKGRLSFADAVAEGYEIHCGVSAGAGLQRPALRLDDGREDGAISADGQVLGTYLHGVFDHPQALAALLGWAGLEQAEPLDLRSLREHSIDRLADAVERHLDTAALARLFGLGADRDTPQREESACAP, encoded by the coding sequence ATGAGCGAATCGTGCGGACCCGCGCGCGTGTTGATGGTGCAAGGCTGCACCTCCGACGCCGGCAAGAGCGCGCTGGTCGCGGCGCTGTGCCGCTGGCTGCGCCGGCGCGGCGTCGCGGTGGCGCCGTTCAAGCCGCAGAACATGGCGCTGAACTCGGCGGTGACCGCCGACGGCGGCGAGATCGGCCGCGCCCAGGCGGTGCAGGCGCAGGCCGCCGGGCTGGCGCCGCACACCGACTTCAACCCGATCCTGCTCAAGCCCAGCAGCGACACCGGCGCGCAGGTGATCGTGCACGGCCGCGCCGTCGCCCAGCTCGACGCGCGCGCCTACCACGACTACAAACGCGTTGCGATGGACGCGGTGCTGGCCTCGCACGCGCGCCTGTGCGAGCGCTACGCGGCGGTGGTGGTGGAGGGCGCGGGCAGCCCGGCCGAGATCAACCTGCGCGACCGCGACATCGCCAACATGGGCTATGCCGAAGCGGTCGACTGCCCGGTGATCCTGATCGCCGACATCGACCGCGGCGGCGTGTTCGCGCATCTGGTCGGGACCCTGGCGCTGCTGTCGGACAGCGAACGCGCGCGGGTCGCGGGTTTCGTCATCAACCGCTTCCGCGGCGACATCGGATTGCTGCAATCCGGGCTGGATTGGCTCGAACGCGAGACCGGCAAGCCGGTGCTCGGCGTGCTGCCCTACCTGCACGGCCTGCATCTGGAAGCCGAGGACGCGCTGCCGCGCGCGGCCGACGCGAAAGCCGGCGCGCGCCTGCGCGTGGCGGTGCCGGCGTTGCCGCGGATCAGCAACCACACCGACTTCGACGCGCTGCGCGCGCATCCGCAGGTCGATTGCCGCTTCGTCGGCCCGGGCGATGCACCGCCGCCGTGCGACCTGATCGTGCTGCCGGGCTCCAAGGCCACCCGCGCCGACCTGGCGTGGCTGCGCCGCAACGGCTGGGCCGAGGCGATCGCCCGCCACCTGCGCTACGGCGGCCGGGTGATCGGCATCTGCGGCGGCTTGCAGATGCTCGGCCGCGCGGTGCACGACCCGCACGGCATCGAGGGCGAGGCCGGTTCCAGCGACGGTCTGGGCTGGCTCGATCTCGACACCACGCTGCAGCCGTACAAGCAACTGCGCAACGCCAAGGGCCGGCTGAGTTTCGCCGACGCGGTGGCCGAAGGCTACGAGATCCATTGTGGCGTCAGCGCCGGCGCGGGCTTGCAACGGCCGGCGTTGCGCCTGGACGACGGCCGCGAAGACGGCGCGATCAGCGCCGACGGGCAAGTGCTCGGCACCTACCTGCACGGCGTGTTCGATCATCCGCAGGCGCTGGCCGCGTTGCTGGGCTGGGCCGGGCTCGAACAGGCCGAGCCGCTCGACCTGCGCAGCTTGCGCGAACACTCCATCGACCGTCTCGCCGATGCGGTCGAGCGGCACCTGGACACCGCCGCGCTGGCCCGGCTGTTCGGCCTGGGCGCGGACCGCGACACACCACAACGCGAGGAAAGCGCATGCGCACCCTGA